In Struthio camelus isolate bStrCam1 chromosome 3, bStrCam1.hap1, whole genome shotgun sequence, the DNA window CAGATTTTTTACAgtcattttgaaaaatctcacctTTTGTGTTCGTTATAGACCTCATCATATATTCACCAGCTTGGAGGTGTGGGCCAAGATGGGATTTGTTGCTCCCATAACTACGCACACAAAAACAACCTCGTGCTGTCTGCAGAATGGACAGCGCTCATATCTCTGCAACTGTGGCAGTAGGACTCTATGCCTCCCCACATTGTCCTGCCAGGGCATTTCAAATCCATGGAGGAAATGGTTTTTTTGGAGTGTGAGAAAGCAGTGCAGCCTCCCCTCTAGCACTGGTTAAAACTCTTTGAAATTTAGACAAGAgggacaaaaaaagcaaaacaaacaaacaaaaaaacccaaagtgcaggaggggaaagagacagatttctgatttttccctcctcctcagtTCTGTTTAACTCTCTCTCAAATTTCTGGAAATTTTCACTCCAGTTAGCTCCCTCATCTGGTCCCTCACTAGCCATGCAAAATGCTTGTGCAAGCGCAAGGGAGAAACGAGAACAGTGGGGGAGAGgtgctgctttcagcagcagtagcagctcaAAGTGTGTGCAAAAGACAGCCTCCTTGAAGACTGTAGGACTTTGTGCAGTCATACGAGTTCGTTTGGGTCCactgactgtacaggagagcaggaaAACTGACTGAAACAGAAGCACTGCCAACCACTCACCAtcaataaagcaaaaaacatggCCAAAGGCAGATTTTTCTTTCACGTCTTTCAGCAATTGAAATCAAGACCATTATTTCTGgtatctcttttccttttcaaaaagcaTCCTATCAGAAAAGCTACGCAGGCTACATTCCAAAGCACACAGTAGTTTTCCATTTGGGAACTatgacacagctttttttttttttttcccccttctcgctctctctttttttttttttttttttttaaaagaatgtccTGTACCACAAGCTCTTTGGACTGTGTATCCTAGACATTCTGCTCCAGAACACCCACTTATTTCCCAGTCACACAAAGAACAATTATAACAAGATGTATTCAAAGCTATAAACATTGGTAGAACGAAATAgaaagattaaggaaaaaaaattaaaaataggtctcccttttttctttccaaaggaaataaCATGGTTTTCACCCTagtattttttcttcattgttaTAACAATGGCTCATTTTAGGCCACATCTCACTCCATGTGCAGCTGGGAAACCCCCATACAAACATATTAGAGCAGCTCGTACCTTGTTGTCACTGTACGTCTGCAACAGCTCCACAGATTTCAAGGGACTTATTACAGGTTAACATAGCTGTCAAAGGGGATAAGCCTTCCTAGAGCACAATTCTGGAGATACCTATAGCACCGGAGAACTCTGTAGATGCTGAAAGCGATGGTCATTTGGCTGGAACATATAATAACTCTTTTGAAAAGCCTTCCACTTTGCAATGGGGCAGGTTCAGCAAGCAACTGCTCATCAGGCCCTGATTGCAGCTTGTTGAAAGAGGCATATGTGGCAGAAGAGCACTCAGCAGCTCATTTCCGAGTGCTCTTTTATTCCTAGTGAGAAACCCTGCCTTTGACTTCACGAGAATCCCAAGAAGTGAGTTCTCGGGATCTGACTTGCGAGAGGAAAAATTTATCCGCTCCCGTTAATCAGGGAGTGATGTTGTAACCTGCAGACTCACAGCCCTGGAGAACATGGAAGTGTTAGGATGTCTTAACTGCTTCCTCCAGTGTTTTGCCAGAAAGCACACGTCTTCGCTACCAATAACAACATAGTGTTTCTCTTCACTCTTTAACAAATACAAATTTAACACCATGATTGTTTGCTGCTTTCCTAACAGGAACTCTGAAAGTTCCCATTATTTTTCAGTGTACAAACATAGGAAgctgtctctctctctatttGGGCCTTACCCAATACCACTGACATTAATGAAAACCCTTTCCCCCCAACTTCAATGGTGCGAAACCTGCCTCAGCcccttttttcatctttcacaaTATAGGAAGCAAGCAACAGCCACCTTTCATTTATGGATCCACAGTCAGCACACTTCAGGGTAAGCataagaactgaaaagaaaactgtgGTACGCTGGCATGCATACATCAGCACAACCTCACTTCCTCTGATAAGCACCTTCTCATTTTCCAGAATGaagagtttttccttttctcctttctttgtccTTTTGAGCTGGGATTTTAACTCTCCTATTTCAAGAAACAGCTTGCTTTGCTTCACGTTGGTCCTCTGAGTCTGTGCCTCCTCCCCATTCCAAGTTCCTTCCAGCTGGGCTCTTGACTCCTCTCTTTCAATTAATGAGCTGTCCTgggcaggggaaaaagaaaccacaCATTCTGTGTTCATTCTCAACAACAGCTTCGGTGTACTCTGTTCATTCTCAAGAGTTTGAGCACATATATGAAAAAGTGGGGTGGAAGGCCTGGTTCTAGTAGGCGAGGTAGGTGGGATCAGGAGTTACGCACACTTCCCTCAGGAttctttttaaacactgaaaattgTTATATATGGACATTTTCCATATGGAAGACACCAAAATCCTTGCCCGGTCTAGAACTTGGCTGCTTTGCATGTTGTCAGGAAAGTGGCATTCTGCCTTCTCCATCCATAACACGAAACATTCATCCACCTTCCTCATACTCAATGAAGTTACCGGACGGGAAGGATCTTGCATATGCAAAAGTACTACTAGGAAGTTttttgaaggagagagagggCCATTTTTGTCACGTGCCAGAAATCCAGCTTCTGCAAGGAGAGTGACACAAGAAAGCACACATCTTTCACAAGCAGCATTGTTCACATTGTGCCTCACAGGCAGTATTAACAGAGCCTTCACGGTCAATCAGCTGGCTACCCTTAGAGGTCAGAGCAGTTTTCAAGAGAGAGGTCAGGAAAGCACTGGCAGCACAGACCTGCCTGCCAGTGCTAGTTAAATCCACTGAACTATGGTCACCAGGCAAGCTTCAGGAGAACTAAACTGGCCTTCAAGTTTTCGAAACCTAGAAGAGGTGAAAACAATTAAAGGGTACTTATACATCAGCACCTCAGTTTGAACCAGGAGTACACATCTGATACAAATCTTCCAGTTATCCCCGAGTCTTGTATTGTCGTTCATATTACCAAGCAGTCTGCAAATACACAAATTTGATTCCTTTTGTATCAGATTATCCAAACGATGCATCCCAGCCACCTGGGTGGCTGGTCCCAAagtaaaaaccccaaaacacacacacagcaaatATCAGGTGGTCACACCAATTGTTCCTCTCTCCAGATCACCTCCTAATACACTATGTAGATAGAAGTAAAGCCTCTAAGTACAACGGAGCGAGGACGTTGTTGAGGGCATCCAGCAGATGGCAACCTGCTGATAGCAAAGTAGTAAACTAGGGAGCAGGGAGGTCCCACTTTTCACAGAGGGCTCAAGAACAAGcatggggaaagagaggaagacagtgctaaataaataagtaaataaaattgcTTGAGCTTCATCTTATCTACtcagtcatttttctctttttgagaaATTCAAAAGAGATAGACACCGAGTGGACAGAAAGACTTACTTTGTCTTacaggtaaaatattttcttaaggaTGTAAAAGCCCATAATCATTCCATGAAGGAACACCTGCTTTGCACTTGatgttttccttgaaaaatgtTACAAATGCAATTAAACACTTGGATTACTCCAAACTGCTCAGTGTCCCCACATTAACAATTTGTGATATTACTACTGAAAGATTTGGAGGGGAAGGCACAAGGAATTCTTTGGTTCAGAGTAGTCTTTAACTAGAGACAttcaaatgatatttttttcctttgttgaattTGGCAATAAATTCTGATCTCATTTTTGTTACTGCAGCGTGGGGCAATTCTAAAATCTACAGAGTCACCCTAAATTTTAACTGATAGAACAAAGAGCAAAATCTGGATTCTCATTCCAGAAGAAAGCTATGCAATCATCCACAGTCACAAAAGATTTGGTCCCAAGTGAAGAACCTTATCTTtctatattttgaatatttgcgTCAGACATTCACGAAGGCAGAACAAAACTTATAAATGTTACCTTTCTTAGGACAAACCGTGGTTTCTACTGAAAAAGAGAGTAACATCTCCCAACAACTGGGTAGCAACTGAAGTGGAGCAAAGGTTCTGAATTCAGCAGTAGTATGTCCTGAAAGGAGGTTTGGAGCAGTGGATTGGCAGTATCCTACCAATTCACCTGTCAGATGCTACTAGCTCTCCCTGCGCtctccagctgggagagcagctTTCTTCCACAAGGTAACCGGAGCTCTCGACGACGTGCGAAGCTCCTACTTCTCACTGCATCTCAAATGCAGCAGGAACTAGGAGGCTCTAAGATGCTGCCACCGAGCAGTACAGTCTTGGGGTTGTGCAGGGCAATCACTAGTTTTCAGTGGGGAAAAGCAGGGGAGTGACAGTATAAAGTTAAGCCCCTACTTGACTCTCACCGAGTCCAGAGCTTAGAGAAGGGGCCTGGGAAGCACAGTTTCTCACAGGAAAAGGGTACCATTCGTATCTCCTGCTCTGCAGTTTCTGTAGCCATCtcccaaaaaagagagaggacTCACTATTTAATTGTTGGATTGACTTCCCACTGCTAGGTAAAAAGGAGAGCAGtctgaaaacagaatttcaaGGAATGTTTTATCCTGCAATTGTGTGTTTCACAAAAAGAACCTGTTTTTAAGAGTCCACGATGCAGAGTTGTCCAGTGGCTAAACACAGCAGATTTTTGGTGTGCAAATTTAGGATCTCATTTCATACTGGTTTACCTTCATGCCCTCGGAGTTATCCTGCCAGATGCATATTTCCTTGTGCATGTCCTAATCAACaatgctgattttcctggaaCAGGACTTTGGTATTATTGCATGAATATCAGCAGTTTAAAGCTGCTTTGCAGCTTCTGTCATATGACACAACAGGACAGAATTGGCTTCCATCTGCTCTATCTCCCGAGCAAAGTCAGTTAAAGTTTGTTCAAGGTTTATACTTTGTGAAATAGCTAAGTCAGTAatgcaaaacaatatttaaagtggtattaaaaatataaactaaataAAACTATAACTGCCAGCATCAACTCATTTTCTATCCAAACAGGAAAAATTATCTTTTGGGATGTATTCAATATTATATTTTTGACATTTAAGGTCAGTGACATCATTTGTGGAAGTTTACCCATccttttttccacattaaaaagcATCCATCTTTTCTGCAACGAAATTAATGTCTCAGGCGGCTACTGAAATCCTACAATAAAAATTAGATCTGACACTTCAGATTGACAAACTGGAGGGACAAGTTAATATCTGAAAATTAGGTAAGGACAGCTTTGAAAAAATTTCTCAGCAGACTGCATCAATAGCCAAGGTCTGGAGTAGGTATAACAtttagagagaaggaagagaagtgtTCAGTTCTAAGAAAGATAAGTTTTCTTGTGATTACAGCAAGTCTCTGACAGGATAACATATCAAATCTGAATCAGGAAAGAGGTACACACTTGCTCATGAAAGCTGCTTTGCACAGGTAATATGCTAAACTAACCTGGATCCTGCAGTTGCCACAAAAGCCCTTGTCCTTCGCTTTATGTTGCGGTTGACAGGAGGAATCAGAAACTGCTTTTCAGGTCATGTTCTGCTATTCAGTGGTATATTTTTAAGTACTGTACAGAAATTCCCCCAATTCTTGAAATGTCAGAATCTGTTATTGCTAGGAATaacctcctcccacccccccagcaATTTACCACTTGTTGTGGCTTCCCTTTGCTCTCTTCCAATTTATTCGGTTCTGATCAGCTCACTGTAAATGTCAGTTCATTTTTATATATCCCCACTAAGTTGTCAGGAGGGGAAACTTCCTCTCTCAGTTGCTGCTGTTAATccttcttttcattaaaatgggAGTGAGTCCTTAGCCTCCTGGGTCACTGCATTCAGTCCCGTGGTATCACAAGTCTCCACACAACTTCCAAAAATTGATCCAACTCCACATTAACACCAGAAGAGTTCCCAGAAAATTTCAAAAGATGAGGCTTCAGATAGTGAAGTAGTAATGCATACAGTCATTAAAGAAAAGAGTTTTGGAACTGGagtagcagatttaaaaaaaaaaaaaaaaaaaaaggtttctgtgaCTGTAATTCCATTATCATATAAAAAAGGTAGACTTCATTTCTGATGGACAAAAATCGTGGAAGTAAGGAATCGTCTTGAAATGCAGGATCAAGATCTGCCTTCAGGACCTGTGCGTGTGTGTAAGCAGAAGTcgtttttctttaattcttagattagattgtttttttctttaattcttagATTAGATTGCTACAGGCAGCGTTAGTCTGTTGTCAAGATGGGTTTTACAGCAGGACACGATACTTGGTGGTATTATTCTAAGTAATCGGTTTGGTCAGTGGGCCAAACAGAAACGATGAATCTTTCGTTACCACTAAAGTCTTCAAAAAGTGCAAATACTGACAAACAGCTGTATTTAATTCTTTGAGAATAtccattaaaaagtaaaacaaaaaaaacccagcaaacatAATCCATACATCTCAATATTGTACGTTCTTGTCACTTAACCTTGTCTCAAAAATCATTAGAAAAGATGCTGTTGTCAGAGACAGCAACCAGGTAGGAGAAGGGACGAATGACTCCGTACAGAGCTGAACGTTGCCATATCTGTGTTTAGAACTCCCTTTGTCATGAAACACACACTAATTTACACTgacaaagaacagaggaaaaaaaggccacAATGCTCTAAAGCTGAAAGGCAGAAGACTCACCTGAGAAAAACAGACGAATTCATTCTCTCGGCCTTGAAGTAGCTTGTTACGTTCCGCATGTTTTTTCAGTTCAGCTTCCAGTTCCGCGATCCTTTCTTGCAAGGCCTCCTTGTCTCTTTTTGACTGCAAAATGCATTTGTCATACTCCTTCCGgatccttctttcccttttgcaGTTTGGACAGTCTGGACCCTGGGGTGCTTCAGCTGTGAATCCTTCTGAGGGGATCTTTGAAATGAGTAACTCTAACTTGGATTTGTTTTCCAGTTTATTCTCTCTAGCAGCATCAAAAGGCACATTCAAACTGTTCGAGTGAGCACTAAGAAATGGAGTGTGAGCAGTTGTTACTTTACTTTTATCCACCGCAGCAATGGCTTGGATGAGTCCTGATACTTTCTCCAGTGGTTTATCCACCTGAGGTAGATTGATCTTCTGCCCCCTTTCTTCTCTGGGAACATTTAAGATTGACACATGGTCTTTGCAGCTTTTATCTGTAGCTTTTGTGGGGGGACTGAGACTGAAGTGAATAGGAGGAAAGGAAGTCTGCAGCTGTGGGACCCATTTTTAATTGTATTACTTTCTCAGAAATGAATCATTCAAATCAATTGTGCTATacctaaagaaacaaaattacaCAACTGCACAGTTTAATAATAATTGTATGTGTACCACTGCCCTTCTAGCTCCAGTTTTAGGCaacaaaaaacaagtaaaatttcGAAGCGCTGAATTGTACAGATATTCACATAGATAGTCAACCTGTTTCTCTAAAAAAGcattcacagaataacagaaaaacaatttttttccctttacagaTGCGGAAAGATAGATATAGAAGCTGAACGGCATTCACAAATCTATCCGCCTAATCCACAGCTTAATTGGGAACAGTTTTCAAAGCATCTAGAAAGCTTGCAACATACAATCACCCATATGCTTTTGGAGATGCTTCTCCAGCCTTCCTAACTTTCTACTCACATCTATTCATGGACTACCCTGTTGATCATCAAATCACTGGCTATTTCATCACTGAAGTGAATAAAGATCATAGATTCGAGACATACAGAATTATCCCCTCTAATATCACCAATATAATTTTGGGATTGACAGGGACCAGTAAAATATTCACGCACTGCTTTATCTATCAAGACCTTTCCCCAGGCTGACTCTCTCATTTACGTACCTCCCTTATGAACTCACAATAGCTGTTTAATTCTGTCTTTAATTTTGAGCTTATTTCTTGATCGTTATTATCTTCAAAtatcctgcagctgctgcaagcACTTCCACTCATTTGTGGTCCTAATAACGATGTCTAACTCTCATTTAAGTGCATTTCAGCCATAATCTGAGCACACTACTTCACCTCCGTGCAAGTGCCAAACATATACAAAGTTAATACATCTTCCCTGTATCCTGGACCCGCCTGAATTTGGACCTCGTATCCCATGTCCCCAAGTAGAACAGGACTACCCAGAAGTAGGTGGGGGTGCAACTTAACTGATTTCAGCATGCCCCTGACATGATTCCTGCACCACTGCACTGTAAGCACGCCTTCTaaaatctagggaaaaaaaatgccatcaTCTAATAGGGAAAGAGAGTCTGCAAGGCAGGGGTGAATTCCCTCTCTAGGTGccttaaaaatttaaaatgccTCCATTATCACCGGACACTACTTACAGCCACGCAGGTGCAAATGACTGCATAATGCACAAAGCATTACAGAATATGGCCAAAGATCTCCTGAAACTAGCCTGAACAGAAAATGGAGTTCAAAGTACAGGCCTCCGCCcttctttcccccttctctgcctagaagcaaaacaaagtaaaataaacagaaacagtgTTAAGAAGTTGAATTTTTGTAAATTCTTCCTTTTCAGGACTAACAAACACTCTCAAATTTGCCTTAAAGAGCTTTTATAAATTGAAAGAGCTTATTTACAGTTTTTACCAGTAAAAGTCAGAAATAGCAGCTTGAAATGAACAAGAATTACATTTCTCAAACGTAGCAGGAGCAGAATGTCAGTGCCTGACCATGCTTGTGATTAGTCAGAAGAACGGAGAGCATATTTATCAACCACGATTCAATAATAATTAGCCTAATGGCAACAACTTTAGCTTTACCTTTcttgcatttgtattttcaggtaatcccttttttttcctgggattcTTCTGAGCAGAAAGTACATGGTTTGTCTCTGGCTAAAACAAAAATAGCAGATGATCAATAAAGATTTTCATCAGAATATGAGTAATAAAATCCAATACATGTCTCATGGAACCATCATTTATACTTTCCACAGAGGTGATTGTCTATCAGTGAAGTCAATACAAGACTTTCTTCATAAATCACTTTTGGttacaaattaaaatatagaCTCACGAAAGCAACTGTCTAGAATTGGCCACATTATAAAGACTGATTGACACCAGAAAAGTATTATGCATTAGACAGGAAACTTTGTTCAGAAAGCCTCCTATCTTCTGGCACAATGAATTTAACCTAAATAAAAAGTGGATTGCTCTTAATTCCACACATGCTGTTGCCAAGTTATCAGAGTCAAAGAGTCACTACAGTAACGCCACAATGTTGCGTCAGCGTTTTGCAACAGACTGTAAGTCATTATTTAAGGGTTTTAACTGATGAAATTCAACATTCAGCCTCCAACCCAGAGTGAAAAATACCTAACGTTCCTTCCAGTTTCCACCCTCAATCTAGCCACACTTTTTGCAACGTACAGGGGAAGGACAGCATGTTATACCCAGGTCAATACTCTGCAACTCCAGTTacgtttcttttttctccaaactCTTAAATGGCAGGCGTTATCTACTTACTAGCTATGGGCCAATTAAGACATGAGGCTGGGACAGGAAAAAGCAGCATCTCGGAGTCGCAGTTAGGCGAGAGACCAGACTCCACACAGctacagagaaaaggaaggatgCTAGGAGTCCTTCCAGCAGACTATTTTGCCTTGCTGGTAGCTTTATCCGTTTTTAAAAATCAACATCTAGCTAATAGTTCTGTCATAAACATCAAACTCCTCTAGAACAGAGGGTATCTGAGTAATCTTTCACTGTAGCGAATAATGATAATGGTTGCTTCTATTCAAGTACTTCAAGAACGGTTCTGATTTCTGCCACCTTTGCAGCTGCCCATACTTAATACCAGGAACAATTTTAATAGCTTTAACGGTGTGGCATCATGTAAAAGCTCTAAGCAGCAGCAGACGCTGTCCTTTTGCAGACTCAGGAAGAAACCACATCATATGCTTGCACACTACCTACATATATACCTGAGTCACTGCTCACTCGTGGTATTTACAATTAGAAATGAAACCAGTGGGGGTCAGAGAAGGTTGGTAAGAGCATTCCTTTAAACCTGTTAGTTTAGACTTACtcgtttaaaaaaatgaaaactttagaTTCCCTTTAGGTTGGAGGAACTCCCTCAGAAAAACCACCTACCCACCCCAGATATATGGTGTTTTCCAATACGTGCTGCAAGACATGGCCAGGAACAGGAAAAACGTCTACATCATACCTGATGAGTACTATCTTGCACTGATGAGGTCTCCATAGTTTCATTTTTGCTCCATCTTGTTTTACGGACATGGCCTCATATTCAAAATAAGTGATGCAAAGCAGTTTCCAGAGGAGCTAAAAATAAAGATATGTGTAAGTTTTGATATTGACAAAGACTGTTAAGCACTTCAGGAATATGCAGCAAACTCTTCAGACACTATGCCCTTTTCATATCCCTTCCAAGGGTTTGTGTTATAGGCTcacacatattaaaaaagaaatggcagcAGTAACACTTGGAACAGATGTGTTAGCACTAGCACAACAGGGAAAGCATTTTGGACCTCGGTATGCTAAGGTGTAGTTGCCTTATTATTTCTGTAGCACTTACTAGATACAAAGTGCtttaatagagaggaaaaaaaaaggtcagaactTTGGGTGCACTGTTTACAATCAGAGCCTGTTCTGAGGACTCAGGAAGGACAGACACACAGGCCTCACACCTCCCTGTGCAAGTGTTTGCAGGAGCTCACCTTCAGTGCAACAGTCTAGGCAGACTTTTGACAGCTTCTCTTCTCACTGACATCTACACCCACAGAGTTCCTTTGCATTCAGTTTCCTTCCCTTATGTCTGAGCCAGCGTGACTGAAGCCACTCGGCTGAACGCCTCTTCTTCTAGAAAAAGTAGTTTGTTTGTTCcctcttatcctttctttattctttctgatCTCTACAAGTACAGATTTTGTCATGTTACATCAGTCGTCTTGGTTTGGTGCAGAAACTCTAAGTTAGAAGCTGCATAGATTGCTGCATGTTCTAAAATCTTTATATTTCAATAATGAATTCCTAGTCAACACGAGGAAA includes these proteins:
- the LOC104143455 gene encoding centriolin-like isoform X2 — protein: METSSVQDSTHQPETNHVLSAQKNPRKKKGLPENTNARKLQTSFPPIHFSLSPPTKATDKSCKDHVSILNVPREERGQKINLPQVDKPLEKVSGLIQAIAAVDKSKVTTAHTPFLSAHSNSLNVPFDAARENKLENKSKLELLISKIPSEGFTAEAPQGPDCPNCKRERRIRKEYDKCILQSKRDKEALQERIAELEAELKKHAERNKLLQGRENEFVCFSQDSSLIEREESRAQLEGTWNGEEAQTQRTNVKQSKLFLEIGELKSQLKRTKKGEKEKLFILENEKDACLKEIAELKACVKRIRAENSSLLEKTEELQKALEKGSSARSLASAVQGNAEMLTTLQHSPLDVGAGLPRCLTSQDDALGNSGTFRNRGVIGLSSAEQSLIRMKETYKLL
- the LOC104143455 gene encoding myosin-9-like isoform X1, with amino-acid sequence METSSVQDSTHQPETNHVLSAQKNPRKKKGLPENTNARKLQTSFPPIHFSLSPPTKATDKSCKDHVSILNVPREERGQKINLPQVDKPLEKVSGLIQAIAAVDKSKVTTAHTPFLSAHSNSLNVPFDAARENKLENKSKLELLISKIPSEGFTAEAPQGPDCPNCKRERRIRKEYDKCILQSKRDKEALQERIAELEAELKKHAERNKLLQGRENEFVCFSQDSSLIEREESRAQLEGTWNGEEAQTQRTNVKQSKLFLEIGELKSQLKRTKKGEKEKLFILENEKDACLKEIAELKACVKRIRAENSSLLEKTEELQKALEKGSSARSLASAVQGNAEMLTTLQHSPLDVGAGLPRCLTSQDDALGNSGTFRNRGVIGLSSAEQSLIRMKETYKLLKRERNLLLDVMLIVYTRRWFLEEAVPYIRRTLEKCRVNLEDRN